One part of the Eriocheir sinensis breed Jianghai 21 chromosome 6, ASM2467909v1, whole genome shotgun sequence genome encodes these proteins:
- the LOC126990107 gene encoding dnaJ homolog subfamily B member 4-like: MGKDYYKILGLSKGASEDDIKKAYRKMALKYHPDKNKSADAEEKFKAVAEAYEVLSDKKKRDIYDQYGEEGLKGGVPGGGGEDGTHFTYTFSGDPRATFQQFFGTNDPFAHFFNMGVDGHGGHGVFEDMDVEDDPFITMMGGSGPRLGGARRAFSFNPHDASRPHGGKGRHQDPAVSRDLYVTLEEVAKGVTKKMKITRNVVGSDHRTTRREEKILTIDVKPGWKEGTKITFEREGDQTPGKIPADIVFMIRDKPHPHFKRDGANLVYTAKVTLRDALCGTRVSVPTLDGQRVALNLSNEVVRPQTTKRLQGYGLPYPKDPQRKGDIIVHFDIQFPASLTQSAKEILSEVLPL; this comes from the coding sequence ATGGGGAAGGATTACTACAAGATTCTGGGCCTGTCCAAGGGGGCCTCTGAGGACGACATAAAGAAGGCCTACAGGAAGATGGCCCTCAAATACCACCCCGATAAAAATAAATCTGCTGACGCGGAGGAGAAATTCAAGGCGGTTGCTGAGGCGTACGAGGTGCTGAGTGACAAGAAGAAGCGGGACATTTACGACCAGTACGGCGAGGAGGGCCTGAAGGGTGGAGTGCCTGGCGGAGGCGGCGAAGATGGCACCCACTTCACCTACACGTTCTCTGGGGACCCGCGGGCGACGTTCCAGCAGTTCTTCGGTACTAATGACCCTTTCGCCCACTTCTTCAACATGGGCGTTGACGGACATGGGGGTCACGGCGTGTTCGAGGACATGGACGTGGAGGATGACCCGTTCATTACCATGATGGGCGGCAGTGGTCCTCGCCTGGGCGGCGCTCGAAGAGCCTTCAGCTTTAACCCCCACGATGCCTCCAGGCCCCACGGTGGCAAGGGGCGCCACCAGGATCCCGCCGTCAGCAGGGACCTATACGTCACGCTGGAGGAGGTAGCCAAGGGCGTCACCAAGAAGATGAAGATCACTCGCAATGTAGTTGGCAGTGACCATCGCACGACGCGGCGGGAGGAGAAGATTCTGACGATCGACGTGAAGCCGGGCTGGAAGGAAGGCACCAAAATCACCTTTGAGCGCGAGGGTGACCAGACACCAGGCAAGATCCCCGCGGACATTGTCTTCATGATAAGAGACAAGCCCCACCCACACTTCAAGCGAGACGGCGCCAACCTGGTATACACGGCCAAGGTCACACTGCGAGACGCCCTTTGCGGTACCAGAGTGTCTGTACCCACCCTGGACGGCCAGCGGGTAGCCCTCAATCTGTCAAACGAAGTGGTGAGGCCCCAGACCACTAAACGTTTGCAGGGCTACGGACTACCCTACCCCAAGGACCCACAGAGAAAGGGTGACATCATCGTCCACTTCGACATACAATTTCCCGCCTCGTTAACTCAAAGTGCGAAAGAAATCTTGTCCGAAGTGCTTCCTCTGTAA